The following coding sequences lie in one Mycteria americana isolate JAX WOST 10 ecotype Jacksonville Zoo and Gardens chromosome 13, USCA_MyAme_1.0, whole genome shotgun sequence genomic window:
- the PPP1CC gene encoding serine/threonine-protein phosphatase PP1-gamma catalytic subunit, producing the protein MADIDKLNIDSIIQRLLEVRGSKPGKNVQLQENEIRGLCLKSREIFLSQPILLELEAPLKICGDIHGQYYDLLRLFEYGGFPPESNYLFLGDYVDRGKQSLETICLLLAYKIKYPENFFLLRGNHECASINRIYGFYDECKRRYNIKLWKTFTDCFNCLPIAAIVDEKIFCCHGGLSPDLQSMEQIRRIMRPTDVPDQGLLCDLLWSDPDKDVLGWGENDRGVSFTFGAEVVAKFLHKHDLDLICRAHQVVEDGYEFFAKRQLVTLFSAPNYCGEFDNAGAMMSVDETLMCSFQILKPAEKKKPNSSRPVTPPRGMITKQAKK; encoded by the exons ATGGCGGATATAGACAAGCTCAACATCGACAGCATCATCCAACGGCTGCTGGAGG TGCGAGGATCAAAACCAGGCAAAAATGTCCAACTTCAAGAGAATGAAATTAGAGGACTGTGCTTGAAATCCAGAGAAATCTTTCTGAGTCAGCCTATTCTACTAGAACTTGAAGCTCCACTGAAAATATGTG GTGACATCCATGGACAGTACTATGACTTGCTTCGACTCTTTGAATATGGAGGTTTTCCACCAGAAAGCAACTACCTGTTCCTTGGTGATTATGTTGACAGAGGAAAACAATCTTTAGAAACAATTTGTCTTCTATTGGCCTACAAAATTAAATACCCAGagaattttttcctcctcagaggGAACCATGAATGTGCCAGCATCAATAGAATTTATGGGTTTTACGATGAGT GTAAGAGAAGATACAATATTAAGCTGTGGAAAACCTTCACAGACTGTTTTAACTGTTTACCAATTGCAGCTATTGTGGAtgagaaaatattctgctgtCATGGGG GTTTGTCACCAGACCTTCAGTCAATGGAACAGATAAGACGAATTATGCGCCCCACTGATGTACCAGATCAAGGTCTACTTTGTGATCTCTTGTGGTCTGACCCTGACAAGGATGTCTTAGGATGGGGTGAAAACGACAGAGGAGTGTCCTTCACATTTGGTGCTGAAGTGGTTGCTAAGTTCCTCCACAAACACGATTTGGATCTCATATGTAGAGCTCATCag GTTGTTGAAGATGGATATGAGTTTTTCGCAAAAAGGCAATTGGTAACTCTCTTTTCTGCCCCAAATTACTGTGGAGAATTTGATAATGCGGGTGCCATGATGAGTGTGGATGAAACTCTAATGTGCTCTTTTCAG attttgaaacctgcagagaaaaagaagcccAATTCCAGCAGACCTGTAACGCCTCCCAGGGGTATGAtcacaaaacaagcaaagaaatag